Proteins encoded together in one bacterium window:
- the mce gene encoding methylmalonyl-CoA epimerase, with product MKDIDHIAIVVKRIEDKLPFYTDILNFRLKSIEDVPHMFVRVAMLESAEGTTHIELVEPTSSDSGVSRFLEKKGETIHHLCFLVDDLQEQLDRLKKEGVYLIDEIPRKGEGGSLVAFLHPQASGGILIELKQQSSAGVPPAEKD from the coding sequence ATGAAAGATATTGATCATATTGCAATTGTAGTCAAGAGGATTGAGGATAAGTTGCCGTTTTACACGGATATTCTGAATTTTCGTTTGAAAAGCATCGAAGATGTTCCACACATGTTTGTGCGCGTCGCGATGCTGGAGAGCGCCGAAGGCACCACCCATATTGAACTGGTGGAGCCTACATCCAGCGATTCAGGTGTCTCCCGCTTTCTTGAAAAGAAAGGAGAAACCATCCATCATCTTTGCTTCCTGGTGGACGATCTGCAGGAGCAGCTGGACAGGTTAAAAAAAGAAGGCGTTTACCTCATTGATGAAATCCCGCGGAAAGGAGAAGGGGGCTCGCTTGTGGCTTTTTTGCATCCCCAGGCCAGTGGCGGCATATTGATAGAATTAAAACAACAAAGTAGCGCGGGCGTCCCGCCTGCGGAAAAGGATTAA
- the uvrB gene encoding excinuclease ABC subunit UvrB, producing the protein MSFQLKTEYTPRGDQEQAIHSLANGLTSGEKHQTLLGVTGSGKTFTIASVIANVNKPALVIAHNKTLAAQLYQEFKHFFPENAVEYFVSYYDYYQPEAYVPSTDTYIEKEVLINEEIDRMRLSATRSLFERRDTIIVASVSCIYGIGSPDSFFSMLLSVEGGGKYPMRDILQRLGELQYQRTQGELSRGRFRVRGDMVEVYPSYDEKAVRIELFEDTVESITEFDPTINRKIRQLRRTIIFPKSHYVTPQHRLKRAIDTVREELKERTAELDQQGKLLEAQRLHQRTMYDLAMLKATGFCHGIENYSRHLDGRAAGSPPATLTDYFPKDYLLIIDESHVTVPQLRAMYEGDQSRKRVLVEHGFRLPSALDNRPLNFQEFEQRVNQLIYVSATPGPYELQKSGGVVVEQIVRPTGLTDPEIIIKPIKGQMDDLLHQIKARAAKSERVLVTTLTKKMAEDLTEFLSEYGVRVRYLHSEIDTLERIVILRDLRRGIFDALVGVNLLREGLDLPEVSLVAILDADKEGFLRSTNSLIQTSGRAARNVNGQVIMYADIVTGSMRGAIAETERRRNVQLQFNQEHGITPSSIRKRIDDGFGEAEEADYYTVPISEDPDLKGIRSIAQIHDLITESEKEMLVAAEKLDFERAAALRDKIKKLKEHEIALLQ; encoded by the coding sequence ATGTCTTTCCAATTAAAAACCGAATACACACCACGCGGGGATCAGGAGCAGGCGATCCATTCGCTTGCAAATGGCCTCACCTCCGGTGAAAAACATCAAACATTGTTAGGGGTCACCGGATCAGGAAAGACTTTCACGATTGCATCGGTGATCGCGAATGTGAATAAACCTGCGCTCGTGATTGCCCACAACAAAACTCTTGCAGCGCAGTTGTATCAGGAATTCAAACATTTTTTCCCTGAAAACGCGGTTGAATATTTCGTGAGTTATTACGACTACTATCAACCCGAAGCGTACGTCCCTTCCACGGATACGTACATTGAAAAAGAGGTTTTGATCAACGAAGAGATCGACAGAATGAGATTGTCCGCGACCCGCTCACTTTTTGAAAGAAGAGACACGATCATTGTTGCGAGTGTTTCCTGCATTTACGGTATCGGTTCGCCTGATTCATTTTTTTCTATGCTCCTTTCCGTGGAAGGTGGCGGTAAGTATCCAATGAGGGACATTCTACAACGACTGGGCGAGCTTCAATATCAGCGAACCCAGGGAGAATTAAGCCGGGGACGTTTTCGGGTTCGTGGAGATATGGTAGAAGTGTATCCGTCCTATGACGAAAAAGCCGTCCGCATTGAATTGTTTGAAGACACAGTCGAAAGCATCACCGAGTTTGATCCAACGATCAACCGCAAGATCCGTCAATTGCGCCGAACCATTATTTTTCCGAAAAGCCATTACGTTACGCCGCAACACCGGCTCAAACGCGCGATTGATACGGTGCGTGAGGAATTAAAAGAGCGGACGGCAGAACTCGATCAGCAAGGAAAACTCCTGGAAGCTCAGCGGCTTCATCAACGAACGATGTATGACCTTGCAATGTTGAAAGCGACAGGTTTTTGCCATGGTATTGAGAATTACTCGCGCCATCTGGATGGAAGAGCAGCCGGTTCCCCACCTGCCACCTTAACGGATTATTTTCCAAAGGACTATTTGCTTATCATCGATGAAAGTCATGTAACTGTGCCGCAACTTCGGGCAATGTACGAAGGGGACCAATCCCGAAAAAGGGTGCTTGTGGAGCACGGTTTTCGTCTCCCTTCTGCGCTGGATAATCGCCCATTGAACTTCCAGGAATTCGAACAGCGCGTGAATCAACTGATCTATGTTTCCGCTACGCCCGGACCTTATGAGTTGCAAAAAAGCGGCGGTGTCGTGGTGGAACAAATTGTGCGGCCGACGGGACTGACGGATCCGGAAATCATCATCAAACCGATCAAAGGCCAAATGGACGATTTGCTTCATCAAATCAAAGCACGAGCTGCAAAAAGTGAGCGGGTGCTGGTCACCACATTGACCAAGAAAATGGCGGAGGATCTCACGGAGTTCTTATCGGAGTATGGTGTGCGCGTCCGGTATCTGCATTCGGAGATTGACACACTGGAGCGCATCGTGATTCTCCGCGATTTGCGTCGCGGCATTTTTGACGCCCTCGTCGGAGTGAACCTTCTTCGAGAAGGTCTCGACTTGCCTGAAGTAAGTCTGGTAGCGATCTTAGATGCGGACAAAGAAGGGTTCCTTCGCTCAACAAACAGCCTCATACAGACTTCGGGAAGAGCCGCACGCAACGTCAATGGTCAGGTTATCATGTATGCGGATATCGTTACCGGATCGATGCGCGGTGCCATCGCGGAAACAGAGCGAAGACGCAATGTGCAGCTTCAATTCAATCAGGAGCATGGCATCACTCCATCTTCCATTCGAAAGCGAATCGATGATGGATTCGGAGAAGCAGAAGAAGCCGACTATTACACGGTGCCCATTTCTGAGGATCCCGATCTGAAGGGGATACGCTCCATTGCCCAAATTCATGATTTGATCACGGAATCTGAGAAAGAGATGCTGGTTGCCGCGGAGAAATTGGATTTTGAACGCGCTGCTGCATTGCGCGACAAAATCAAGAAGCTAAAAGAACACGAAATCGCTTTACTCCAATAG
- the meaB gene encoding methylmalonyl Co-A mutase-associated GTPase MeaB has translation MSVGPIVEKLLQGDSKALSRAITLTENRDPRAHEILKAVYSKGRDIPLIGITGPAGVGKSSLVDRLISIYRAEGKKVGVIAVDPSSPFSGGAILGDRIRMQQHYTDPDVFIRSMATRGKLGGIAAATFDVMDLMNAAGKDIILVETVGVGQDEIDIVKTVNTTVVVLMPGLGDEVQAMKAGLMEIADLLVVNKSDRAEAEKMEMELQNSLSYFQSHSEDEWRPRVLKTQATNNIGIDLLSEAIREHGEYLKKSGKLQGKILSQNRQRLVDALESHILTEIVDVGFERFGISRRIEDIAMRKTDPYTVVAELLEHFRME, from the coding sequence ATGTCCGTTGGTCCAATAGTTGAAAAGCTCCTGCAAGGGGATTCGAAAGCGCTTTCACGCGCGATTACTCTTACCGAAAACAGGGACCCGCGAGCCCACGAAATCTTGAAAGCGGTCTATTCCAAAGGACGGGACATACCATTGATCGGTATTACCGGCCCCGCCGGGGTCGGCAAAAGCTCGCTTGTCGACCGTCTGATATCCATCTATCGCGCAGAAGGAAAGAAGGTGGGAGTGATTGCCGTTGACCCCAGCAGTCCATTCAGCGGGGGAGCGATCCTCGGAGACCGGATCCGGATGCAACAACACTACACCGATCCGGATGTTTTTATCCGCAGCATGGCAACCAGAGGAAAACTGGGCGGGATTGCCGCCGCCACCTTTGATGTCATGGACCTTATGAATGCGGCAGGCAAGGACATCATTCTTGTGGAAACGGTCGGGGTTGGTCAGGACGAGATCGATATCGTGAAAACGGTAAATACTACAGTTGTAGTACTAATGCCGGGACTCGGGGATGAAGTTCAAGCGATGAAAGCGGGATTGATGGAGATTGCGGATCTACTGGTGGTGAACAAGTCGGATCGCGCGGAAGCTGAGAAGATGGAAATGGAATTGCAAAATTCTCTATCCTACTTTCAGTCCCATTCTGAGGACGAGTGGCGGCCGCGCGTATTAAAAACTCAGGCAACCAACAACATTGGAATCGATTTATTGAGCGAAGCGATTCGCGAACATGGAGAATACCTGAAAAAAAGCGGCAAACTCCAGGGGAAAATCCTTTCGCAGAACCGGCAGAGGCTGGTAGACGCTCTCGAATCACATATTCTTACGGAGATCGTAGATGTCGGATTTGAGCGATTTGGTATTTCGCGCAGGATTGAGGACATTGCAATGCGAAAAACCGATCCCTATACCGTTGTTGCAGAACTCCTTGAGCATTTCCGCATGGAATAG
- a CDS encoding cob(I)yrinic acid a,c-diamide adenosyltransferase, translating to MKIYTKTGDRGETGLFKGLRVPKHDLRVEAYGNVDECNAVIGICLLHIQNAEIKTLLSSIQHELFEVGADLATPPQQQNDSRWRIDSEMTANLERAIDHFESQLPALTNFILPGGSLAGAHIHYARTVCRRAERSVSKLAEQQQIGPEILRYLNRLSDLLFVLARAENQHEGLPETIWKKRNK from the coding sequence ATGAAGATTTATACAAAGACGGGCGATAGAGGCGAAACGGGACTATTCAAAGGCCTGCGCGTTCCCAAACACGACTTACGCGTGGAAGCTTACGGAAACGTGGATGAGTGCAATGCCGTGATCGGCATTTGCCTTTTGCATATTCAAAACGCCGAAATCAAGACGTTGCTTTCGTCCATACAGCATGAGTTATTCGAAGTCGGTGCGGATCTGGCTACACCTCCGCAACAGCAAAATGATTCCAGATGGCGTATTGATTCGGAAATGACCGCCAATCTGGAACGCGCGATCGATCATTTTGAGTCGCAACTGCCCGCTTTAACGAACTTTATTTTGCCCGGCGGGTCACTCGCGGGCGCGCACATTCATTACGCAAGAACTGTCTGCCGTCGCGCCGAACGAAGCGTCAGCAAACTCGCAGAACAACAGCAGATCGGTCCGGAAATCCTACGGTACTTGAATCGTTTATCTGATCTGTTATTTGTCCTTGCCCGCGCAGAAAATCAGCATGAAGGCTTGCCGGAAACAATATGGAAAAAACGGAACAAGTAG
- a CDS encoding methyltransferase domain-containing protein, whose translation MEKTEQVGHSHAHPRGVMDAEYHQDRLKSPGPRYRFKRRGLEVARILQTFGPHNPSILDIGTADGLLLDLVCEKVRPSIAIGLDLSWGLLKSNTRNQQILQADAERLPFPDSHFDAAIATAIIEHLPNPTRFIEEIKRVLKPGGICVITTPVPLFEEIASKLGFLKEDDHQETFNLKGLTSLIASKEFQILESEKFMMSPVGFPAELSIEKVIKKIGLSAILLNQLVAARKP comes from the coding sequence ATGGAAAAAACGGAACAAGTAGGACACTCACACGCGCATCCCCGTGGCGTGATGGATGCCGAATATCATCAGGATCGCTTAAAGAGTCCCGGTCCCAGATACCGTTTTAAGCGTCGCGGGCTGGAAGTTGCCAGAATCCTGCAAACCTTCGGACCACACAACCCATCAATTCTCGACATCGGCACCGCGGATGGCCTTCTCCTTGATCTCGTGTGTGAAAAAGTCAGGCCTTCAATCGCCATCGGTTTGGATCTTTCCTGGGGTTTATTGAAATCCAACACCCGCAATCAGCAGATTCTTCAGGCGGATGCGGAAAGACTTCCATTTCCCGATTCACACTTCGATGCCGCCATTGCAACAGCGATCATCGAACATTTGCCAAATCCCACAAGATTCATTGAGGAAATCAAAAGAGTCCTGAAACCGGGAGGAATCTGCGTGATTACCACGCCGGTTCCACTATTTGAAGAGATTGCTTCAAAGCTTGGTTTCCTGAAGGAAGATGACCATCAAGAAACCTTTAATCTGAAGGGATTGACCTCACTCATCGCAAGCAAGGAATTTCAGATTCTCGAATCAGAAAAATTCATGATGTCCCCGGTCGGCTTTCCCGCAGAGTTGAGCATCGAAAAGGTGATAAAGAAGATCGGCTTAAGCGCGATTCTGTTGAATCAATTGGTGGCTGCGCGAAAGCCGTAA
- a CDS encoding class I SAM-dependent methyltransferase, with protein MKRDKFELYLGSVQTPEKDAKFLSRRFRQLARRPLRTLREDFCGTANLLCEFVKLHPGNTGIGVDSDPRPLHWCRTKNFKHLKQEQQDRVNLKNADVMTVRTTAADMIVAMNYSYSVFHTRALLLRYLKRARRSLLSQGIFLLDVHGGSAVPIEDQEVWNVGDFQYVWEVTRFDPVSHRIVCKIHFMFPDGTQLRNAFVYDWRLWTLPELRELFEDAGFRNIHVLWEGTDSQTELGNGVLRRVQKGHAECAWYAMVVGQK; from the coding sequence ATGAAACGGGATAAATTCGAGCTGTATCTAGGCAGCGTTCAAACGCCGGAAAAGGATGCGAAATTCCTGAGTCGACGATTTCGACAACTGGCCCGTCGTCCACTCCGGACTCTGCGGGAGGACTTCTGCGGTACCGCCAATCTGCTTTGTGAGTTTGTAAAGCTCCACCCCGGTAATACGGGTATTGGCGTGGATTCCGACCCCAGACCTTTGCACTGGTGCAGGACGAAAAACTTTAAACATTTGAAACAGGAGCAGCAGGATCGCGTCAACCTCAAAAACGCAGACGTAATGACGGTGCGCACAACAGCCGCAGACATGATTGTGGCCATGAATTACAGCTATTCCGTATTTCATACGCGCGCGTTGTTGTTGCGCTACTTGAAGCGCGCGAGAAGATCACTTCTATCTCAAGGTATTTTCCTGCTGGATGTTCATGGGGGTAGCGCCGTCCCGATTGAGGATCAGGAGGTATGGAATGTTGGTGACTTTCAATATGTTTGGGAAGTCACCAGGTTTGATCCGGTATCCCACCGGATCGTTTGCAAAATACACTTCATGTTTCCGGATGGAACTCAACTGCGGAACGCATTCGTGTATGATTGGCGCCTGTGGACTCTTCCCGAACTGCGTGAACTTTTCGAAGATGCAGGATTCCGAAATATTCATGTGTTATGGGAAGGAACTGATTCACAAACCGAATTGGGGAATGGTGTTCTGCGCCGCGTCCAAAAAGGACACGCTGAATGCGCCTGGTACGCCATGGTAGTGGGACAGAAATGA
- a CDS encoding RluA family pseudouridine synthase, giving the protein MLTLDVLYEDENLIAVNKPAGLLVTPDRWNPSIPTAQDMIREYLRRQAGGGHPNVRVVHRLDKDTSGVTVLAKNVKTQTFLSSQFEQGEVSKTYFAITKGVIQKEDGVITLSLLESTKKPGTMTVNDKGKKSISLYKVLERFRNSTLVEVNPLTGRTHQVRVHLMAIGHPLLFDPIYGDSTPLYLSDLKKDYKQKQGKEKPFLSRLTLHAFRLSLREPSEQKTLVLEASVPDDLSRTLKYFRKFLPPRTQRSQREES; this is encoded by the coding sequence ATGCTGACGCTGGACGTGCTCTATGAGGATGAGAATCTCATCGCTGTAAATAAGCCGGCGGGCCTGCTTGTCACGCCTGACCGCTGGAATCCAAGCATACCAACCGCGCAGGACATGATTCGAGAATATCTCCGCCGGCAAGCAGGAGGCGGCCATCCGAACGTTCGGGTTGTTCACCGGCTGGATAAAGATACAAGCGGTGTTACCGTTCTTGCTAAAAATGTGAAGACCCAGACATTTCTGAGCAGTCAATTTGAGCAGGGAGAAGTCAGCAAGACGTACTTCGCAATCACAAAAGGTGTAATCCAGAAAGAGGATGGAGTCATCACTCTATCCTTGCTCGAATCAACAAAAAAGCCTGGCACAATGACTGTGAACGACAAAGGAAAGAAAAGCATCTCTTTGTATAAGGTGTTAGAACGGTTCAGAAACAGCACTCTGGTAGAGGTGAATCCTTTAACGGGACGCACTCATCAAGTTAGGGTTCATTTGATGGCGATCGGTCATCCTCTCTTGTTTGATCCCATCTACGGGGATTCTACGCCGCTTTATTTATCCGACTTAAAGAAAGACTACAAGCAAAAACAAGGGAAAGAAAAACCGTTTTTGTCCCGGCTTACCCTCCACGCATTCAGGCTGTCCCTGCGCGAACCTTCAGAACAAAAAACGCTGGTGCTGGAGGCTTCCGTTCCCGATGATCTTTCCCGCACGCTCAAATACTTCCGTAAATTTTTACCGCCGAGAACGCAGAGATCGCAGAGAGAGGAAAGTTAA
- the uvrC gene encoding excinuclease ABC subunit UvrC has product MDQAREKLLERVKQLPDKPGVYLFKNSKGRVIYIGKAKSLIHRVRSYFYDVTGGPLTYWMVAEATDLDFIVTDSPAEALMLENNLIKKNQPRYNILLRDDKTHPYIKLTVQEDFPRAYIVRRVRKDGAAYFGPFIPASLAKKTLNLIYRYFLLRQCHIKITEEPQRLCLLYHIHRCLGPCAQLATREEYARAVTDVRMFLEGKKEDLLARLREKMFEYSSRQQYELAANYRDLANTVEELNTRPKLISYELEDADLFGYARSAENIAVQIFFMRNGQIVGRHEFFFESKLVTDSGSLLSHVLMQFYSMPRFLPKNIYVQHNFPDREVIEQLLAEKKGSKVKVNVPVRGKKKKLLQLVIKNAQIALEVNSSAGRVRSYDTLQALQETINMSTLPYRIEAFDISNIQGTNSVASMVVWEAGRPKKGDYRKFKIRGVVGPDDFRSIAEVVERRVKRVLDKEWPMPDLMIIDGGKGQLNAALDVLQKYDLNDQPIMGLAKREEEIFLPGHSDSIKLEERSPVLKLIQQVRNEAHRFAITFHRQLRTKRSMELAMDEIRGIGPKRKQILLQHFGSLEKVRMASKEELQKKLGPVHGDRLYSKLHPELTTDEHR; this is encoded by the coding sequence ATGGATCAAGCTAGAGAAAAACTGCTGGAGCGGGTGAAGCAATTACCCGATAAGCCCGGCGTGTATCTGTTCAAAAATTCGAAGGGCCGGGTCATTTATATCGGGAAAGCAAAATCGCTGATCCATCGTGTGCGATCCTACTTCTACGACGTTACCGGAGGTCCACTGACCTACTGGATGGTAGCGGAGGCCACTGACCTCGATTTCATCGTTACCGATTCGCCGGCAGAAGCACTGATGCTGGAAAACAATCTGATCAAGAAGAATCAACCGCGGTACAACATTCTTCTGCGCGATGACAAAACGCATCCGTACATCAAACTCACGGTGCAGGAAGACTTTCCTCGCGCGTATATCGTGCGGCGGGTACGGAAGGACGGCGCTGCTTATTTTGGCCCTTTTATTCCGGCATCCCTTGCAAAGAAAACTTTGAACTTGATCTACCGTTATTTTCTTTTGCGGCAATGCCACATCAAAATCACAGAAGAACCGCAGCGTCTCTGTCTGCTCTATCACATTCATCGCTGTCTCGGTCCGTGCGCCCAATTGGCCACACGGGAAGAATATGCCCGCGCGGTAACCGACGTTCGAATGTTTCTGGAAGGCAAGAAAGAGGACCTTCTGGCGCGGCTTCGTGAAAAAATGTTTGAATATTCCTCGCGCCAGCAATATGAGCTTGCCGCAAATTATCGCGATCTTGCGAATACTGTAGAAGAGCTGAACACACGTCCAAAATTAATTTCGTATGAGCTGGAAGATGCGGATCTCTTCGGATATGCGCGGTCGGCGGAGAACATCGCCGTTCAAATTTTCTTCATGCGAAATGGGCAGATTGTGGGTCGTCACGAATTCTTTTTTGAAAGTAAACTTGTAACGGATAGCGGGAGTCTTCTCTCTCACGTTTTGATGCAGTTTTACAGCATGCCACGATTTTTACCAAAGAATATTTACGTGCAGCACAACTTTCCCGACCGGGAAGTAATCGAGCAGCTTCTGGCCGAGAAGAAAGGGAGTAAGGTAAAAGTGAATGTGCCGGTGCGCGGGAAAAAGAAGAAGCTGCTTCAACTGGTCATCAAAAACGCGCAGATCGCGCTCGAAGTCAATTCCAGCGCAGGAAGAGTCCGAAGTTACGATACCTTGCAAGCTCTCCAGGAAACCATTAACATGAGCACTTTGCCTTACCGGATCGAGGCATTTGATATCTCAAACATTCAGGGAACTAATTCCGTCGCTTCGATGGTCGTATGGGAAGCGGGACGACCGAAGAAAGGCGACTACAGAAAGTTCAAAATCCGTGGAGTCGTAGGACCGGATGATTTTCGCTCCATCGCTGAAGTTGTGGAGCGACGTGTAAAAAGAGTTTTGGATAAAGAGTGGCCCATGCCGGATCTGATGATCATTGATGGAGGGAAAGGCCAATTGAATGCCGCGCTGGATGTGTTGCAGAAATATGATTTGAATGACCAACCCATTATGGGACTTGCGAAACGAGAAGAAGAAATCTTTTTGCCGGGCCATTCCGACTCCATTAAGCTGGAGGAACGCTCGCCGGTTCTAAAATTGATTCAGCAGGTCCGGAATGAAGCGCATCGTTTTGCGATCACCTTTCACAGGCAGCTTCGAACGAAACGCTCCATGGAATTAGCGATGGATGAAATTCGCGGTATCGGCCCGAAACGCAAACAGATACTGCTTCAGCATTTTGGGAGTCTGGAAAAAGTGCGCATGGCATCGAAAGAAGAATTGCAAAAGAAACTGGGCCCCGTTCATGGCGACCGTCTTTACAGCAAACTTCATCCTGAATTAACCACAGATGAACACAGATAA
- a CDS encoding acyl-CoA dehydrogenase, with amino-acid sequence MDFAFTEDQELTRQMVREFAENEIAPKVRYFDETQEFPLEIMTKLGHLGLLGVVIPSEYGGAGMTYLEYVCVIEELGRVDSAIGLGVAAHNGLCSNHIFVFGNEDQKKKYLTQLASGQKIGAWALTEPNAGSDAKGLQTVAQKRNGSWVLNGTKNFITHGTVGDIAVVMAVTDRSNPKDGITAFIVEKGTPGFRASRKEDKLGHRASDTSSLTFEDCEVPEENVIGGVGQGFRQSMQILEGGRVAIAALSVGVAQGALELALKYSKERKQFGNPIAEYQAIQWMLADTATEIEAARLMTYRAAWLRQNGRKFAKEAFMAKLFASEVAVRAADKCVQIHGGYGYIKEFLAEKYYRDAKLLTIGEGTSEIQRIAIAKQILK; translated from the coding sequence GTGGATTTTGCTTTTACCGAAGACCAGGAACTGACCCGCCAGATGGTGCGCGAGTTTGCTGAAAACGAAATCGCTCCGAAGGTTCGTTATTTTGATGAAACGCAGGAATTCCCGCTGGAGATCATGACCAAACTCGGGCACCTCGGGTTGCTTGGTGTTGTCATTCCCTCCGAATATGGCGGCGCGGGGATGACGTATCTTGAGTATGTCTGTGTGATCGAAGAACTCGGCCGTGTTGATTCCGCTATCGGACTCGGAGTGGCGGCGCACAATGGACTTTGTTCGAATCACATATTCGTTTTTGGGAATGAAGATCAAAAGAAAAAATATTTAACCCAGCTGGCTTCCGGACAAAAGATCGGCGCCTGGGCGTTGACAGAACCCAATGCCGGCAGCGATGCCAAGGGATTGCAGACCGTTGCTCAGAAGCGGAACGGAAGCTGGGTTCTAAATGGAACAAAGAATTTCATTACTCACGGGACCGTTGGTGATATTGCCGTGGTGATGGCGGTGACGGACCGGAGCAATCCGAAGGATGGGATCACTGCATTTATAGTAGAAAAAGGAACGCCTGGATTCCGCGCATCCAGGAAGGAAGATAAGCTGGGACATCGCGCGAGTGACACTTCTTCTCTGACTTTCGAAGATTGTGAAGTTCCCGAAGAGAACGTGATCGGTGGCGTGGGACAGGGTTTCCGGCAAAGCATGCAAATTCTTGAGGGGGGACGGGTCGCCATTGCCGCTCTTTCCGTAGGAGTTGCGCAGGGAGCTCTCGAATTGGCTCTAAAGTATTCGAAGGAAAGAAAGCAGTTCGGGAATCCGATTGCGGAGTATCAGGCGATCCAGTGGATGCTTGCCGATACAGCAACCGAAATTGAGGCAGCCCGATTGATGACGTATCGCGCGGCATGGCTTCGTCAAAACGGCCGTAAGTTTGCGAAGGAAGCATTCATGGCCAAGCTTTTTGCGAGTGAAGTCGCCGTGCGAGCCGCTGATAAATGCGTTCAAATTCACGGCGGTTACGGCTACATCAAAGAATTTCTTGCTGAAAAATACTACCGTGACGCAAAACTGCTGACGATCGGCGAAGGAACCTCAGAAATTCAGAGAATCGCCATCGCCAAACAAATCCTGAAATAA
- a CDS encoding DUF1573 domain-containing protein yields MKRILPILTVLFFVLNISFAQDGKPNMVIDSEVYDAGQVIRTGAPIEHAFLIKNTGTSQLKILDVRPACGCTVTRYDKVIAPGSEGKIYATVDISHFNGPIQKGVDIRTNDPKRPDTKLTIKATVKSLIETQPDETMRFIVSKGELKTQEMLLTPDPSVKILKPVVDSNMITATLTPQKDRVQKLTVDVKRTDTIGTHSTEVKILTEGPIKEMSIPVVIVVRGPLQVSPSAVSFHVKGYPEEVAVNYTVDVKQSPEPEALVVEKVEAGRKLKVLNESEGWYQVITFEAPAVKGAKPNSPKSVPFRKIGWIKTSVVKPVKLAELPGPKEVSIQTLNGKTFQVLELSSTLAAVKVEKKPNTANPGQFQLSVSLQHVDTSKKGNTRGEILVKTDNADQPQLRIPVFVNVT; encoded by the coding sequence ATGAAACGAATTTTACCAATTCTGACTGTTTTGTTTTTCGTTTTGAACATCTCATTCGCTCAAGATGGAAAGCCTAACATGGTGATCGATAGTGAAGTTTACGATGCGGGACAGGTGATCCGTACCGGCGCTCCTATTGAGCATGCTTTCCTTATTAAAAACACGGGAACCAGCCAACTGAAAATTCTTGATGTAAGGCCGGCGTGCGGTTGCACAGTGACCAGGTATGACAAGGTCATAGCTCCCGGTTCCGAAGGTAAAATCTACGCAACCGTAGACATCAGTCATTTCAATGGTCCGATTCAAAAGGGCGTTGACATCAGGACCAATGATCCGAAACGTCCGGATACAAAACTCACCATCAAGGCGACAGTAAAATCACTGATCGAAACTCAGCCGGATGAGACGATGCGCTTTATTGTAAGCAAAGGCGAGTTGAAGACACAGGAAATGTTATTGACACCTGATCCATCGGTGAAAATTCTAAAGCCGGTGGTCGATTCAAACATGATCACTGCAACCTTGACACCTCAAAAAGATAGAGTTCAGAAGCTAACAGTTGATGTGAAAAGAACGGACACAATTGGGACTCATTCCACGGAAGTGAAGATACTCACGGAAGGTCCGATCAAGGAGATGAGCATTCCCGTTGTGATCGTTGTCCGGGGACCGCTTCAGGTATCACCGTCAGCCGTTTCTTTTCATGTTAAAGGTTATCCGGAAGAAGTGGCAGTCAATTACACGGTGGATGTCAAACAATCGCCCGAACCGGAAGCTCTTGTGGTTGAGAAAGTGGAAGCAGGCCGGAAGCTTAAAGTTCTCAATGAATCAGAGGGCTGGTATCAGGTAATTACATTTGAGGCACCCGCTGTAAAAGGAGCGAAGCCGAATAGCCCGAAATCCGTTCCCTTTCGCAAAATCGGATGGATAAAAACTTCCGTGGTAAAACCGGTAAAACTCGCGGAATTGCCGGGGCCGAAAGAAGTCTCGATCCAAACTCTAAACGGGAAAACATTTCAGGTTCTTGAGCTTAGCTCGACTCTGGCAGCTGTGAAGGTTGAAAAGAAACCCAATACCGCCAATCCCGGTCAGTTCCAGCTTTCGGTTTCCTTGCAACATGTGGATACCAGCAAAAAAGGAAATACGAGAGGAGAAATTCTTGTGAAAACGGATAACGCCGACCAACCCCAATTGAGAATTCCGGTCTTTGTAAACGTAACGTAG